Part of the Hylaeus volcanicus isolate JK05 unplaced genomic scaffold, UHH_iyHylVolc1.0_haploid 12097, whole genome shotgun sequence genome, aaaaaaaaaaaaaaaaaacttaattacATCACTAAATGGTTGTAATATTCcaataattgataatttattagGACCTTTACGATCTTGAATATAACCTAAAATTTTACGctcaaataatgttaaaaaagcTACTCtaattaatatcattaatagtattaaaataaaaaaaataatttattaatgaatatattattacttatatataaattatatataattaaattctaaatttaatgCACTTAATTCTgccaaaataattatataaatatataaaatttttaaaatatctagtcctttcgtacaaaaatatttaaattgtttaaagataGAAACCGATTTGGCTCACGCCGATCTGAACTCAAATCATGTAAGATTTTAAAAGTCGAACAgacttaattattaaattactgcACTTAAAATTTATCTTAATTCAACATCGAGGTCGCaatcattattataaatttgatctttccaaaaatattacgcTGTTATCCCTAAGGtaatttatctattattatataataaatactcttataaacaacaattattgatatttatgtattaaagtttattaaattgaacaatcctcccaattaaatttattaaatcttaaattcgaatataataaaattaagatacaataaattaaattctataggGTCTTCTCGTCCCTTAATTATAGTTAAGAAttttaacttaaaataaaaattcaataaaaataattaagaaagtttatatttcattaactcCTTCATTCCagttttcaagtaaaaaacTATTGATTATGCTACCTTAGTACTGTCAAAATACTGCAGCCTTTTAAACTAAATTCAGCGGGCAGAATCGACTTTagattattaacaaaaagacatgtttttgataaacaagtgaatataaattttgcttaattccaaaaatatttattaaaaataaatataaaatttttcattaaattatactaattttatcattatattaattaaactaaaattatctaattttatcttatataataaatatatcataaacctaaataattatttgattacatcataaattattaaatttttactaaaataaattaatttcatatctaTATGTGTActaactaaataataaataaaattatattaaaattatattttatcccATTGTTATGTTCTCACAATGTATTTACTTAATACTTAGACaactaacaaaaatatgtacattaatgGTATACCGATTTCGCATTACGCATTTCGCCACGTGAGATCGCTACGGCGTCTCGAGCCAGAAGGATGGCGCTCTGTGTACATCCGTCGCTGTAATCAACGTTCGTTTCCGAGTTTTTCATACACGGTACATGtacatttgaatatatatatatatatatatatatatataacactCCCATTCCTTAAGAATACGTGTCATAGAATCGCGACGGCTTTcgtaaggaaaaaaaatacatagaagtttgttttttctataACTAAGTAAGCGCATATGTGTACaaataatggaaaagaaaagaatagtAAACGAAATGTAAATTCTCATAATAAATAACTGAATAATTAGTAATGTTTTCAATGAACTCTGAAATCGCCATATCTAGCTGGCGGTGCTCTTATTCTTTGCGATCTACGCACGCCTGTTTCACCATTCAATGGTTCCGGCGGTTCTTCCGCTCTGTCCATATTTAAAGGATTCATTGCTTGTTGAGGTTCTATATCGGTTGCATAATCTATGTATTTCCCTACGTTTTTGTCTTCCGACGATAAACGTGAAGGAGTAAACTCTCCAATCAGTCGTATTTGATTAGTGTGTCGTTTCCAAGTTCGTCCATCATCTAATTTAACTATATAATGCAATTTTCCTATACGCTTAAGAATTCTCCCGAAAATCCATTTGTCTCCACGTTGATAGTTTCTACAGCTCACTCTCTtcccttttttaaaatttaacacgCTTTTATTGTTGTAATATTCAAcactttcgttatttttaggTCGCATTATATCTAGAGTGCATCTAATCTTCCTATTGAACATTAATTCCGCTGGAGAAATTCCTGTCGTACAATGTGGAGTAATTCTGTATTGCATTAGTATGCGCTGTAATGCTacgtataaatttgttttctgtgTATCTATAGTATgtaaagatttctttaatggTTGTATAAAACGCTCTGCTAATCCATTTGTCGCTGGGTTATATGGCGCTGTTAACTTTTGGCTAATTCCATTATTTTGTAAGAACTTTTGAAAATCGTTTGATACGAATGTACGTCCATTACCTGACACTATCTGCATCGGTAACCCAAATCTTGCAAATATTTCGCGACATTTTTGTATCGTATTCTCCGCTGTAATGTTTTTTACTATGAAAACTTCGGGCCATTTTGTGTAGGCGTCAActattattaagaaattatatccCTTGAATGGTCCCGCAAAATCATCTAGCATATGCGTTCAAATGGAAATGTAGCAGGTTCCCACATATGCTTAATCTTTGGTGGATTATTTCTATTCGCGTTGCACtctacacagtttttttgtgATTGTTTCTATATCGTTATCTATACCATCCCACCAAACATAGCTA contains:
- the LOC128882569 gene encoding uncharacterized protein K02A2.6-like; translation: MQIVSGNGRTFVSNDFQKFLQNNGISQKLTAPYNPATNGLAERFIQPLKKSLHTIDTQKTNLYVALQRILMQYRITPHCTTGISPAELMFNRKIRCTLDIMRPKNNESVEYYNNKSVLNFKKGKRVSCRNYQRGDKWIFGRILKRIGKLHYIVKLDDGRTWKRHTNQIRLIGEFTPSRLSSEDKNVGKYIDYATDIEPQQAMNPLNMDRAEEPPEPLNGETGVRRSQRIRAPPARYGDFRVH